GTGCCGCGGCGCACGGTGCGGATCTCGCCGTCGGCGGTGAGCAGTTCGAAAGACAGCACATGGCGGGAGAAGGAGCCGGACACATGGTGGTTCCTCCCGTGGATGTCCGCGCCGATCGCTCCGCCGACGGTGACGTACCGGGTGCCGGGCGTCACCGGCACGAACCAGCCGAGCGGCAGCAGCACCTCCATCAGCCGATGTAGGGAGACGCCCGCGTCGCACAGCACGGTGCCGCCTTCGGCGTCGATCGCGTGGACGCGGTTCAGGCCGGTCATGTCGAACACCGCGCCACCGGCGTTCTGTGCCGCGTCCCCGTACGCCCGTCCCAGGCCCCTCGGGATGCCACCACGGGCCCCACAGCCCCGGACGGCGGCCACGGCCTCCTCGTAGCTCCGTGGACGGATCAAGCGGGCCGCGGTGGGGGCGGTGCGCCCCCATCCCGTGACGGGAACGGTGTCGGCAGACATGCCGGTGACCGTATCGCCGCTATAGAGATGATTCGATCGAAAACATCACTTCTCTCCCCAAAATGGGTGATTAATGGGATGTCGCTCAATAGTGCCGGAGTTCCCGCCCATCCCTCGAAGCGTCACCGCCCGGTCCCCGTGGCCTGACCCGACGCCATCCCGCGTTTTCGGGTACTCACACATCGGTCTTCCGCGCGGAGGGCAAGATCCGATCATGGACTGGCTGAAGAGACTCCCCGTCGTCGGGCCCCTCTGGGTGCGCCTGACGGCCACGCACGCGTGGCGGTCGTACGAACGGCTGGACCGGGTGAAGTGGACCCGGCTGGCCGCGGCGATGACGTTCACCAGCTTCGTCGCGCTGTTTCCGCTGCTCACGGTGGCCGCAGCGATCGCCGCCGCGACGCTCAGCACGGAGCAGCAGAACGACCTCCAGGACAAGATCGCCGATCAGGTGCCCGGCATCTCCGAGCAGCTGAACATCGGCGACCTGGTCCAGAACGCCGGCACCGTCGGCCTCATCGCGGCCGCCGCCCTGCTGTTCACCGGCATCGGCTGGGCCGGCTCGATGCGCGAGTGTCTGCGCGCGGTGTGGGAGCTGCCCGACGAGGACGAGAACGCGATCCTGCGCAAGGGCAAGGACCTGGGCATCCTGATCGGGTTCGGCGGCGCGGTCCTGGTCACGCTCGCCATCTCCACCGTCGCCTCCGCGCTGGTCGACTGGATCAGCGGCGAACTGGGCCTCCAGGAGGGCGGCGCGGGCCGGGTCCTGCTGCGCGTCGTCGCGTTCGTCATCGCCGTACTCGCCGACTTCCTGCTCCTGCTGTACGTCCTGACCCTGCTGCCCGGAGTCGAGCCGACGCGCCGCCGTCTGTTCGTCGCCGCGCTGACCGGCGCGATCGGCTTCGAACTGCTGAAGCTGCTGCTGAGCGGCTATATGCAGGGCGTGGCGACGAAGAGCATGTACGGCGCGTTCGGCGTCCCCGTCGCCCTGCTGCTGTGGATCAACTTCACGGCGAAACTGGTGCTGTTCTGCGCCGCGTGGACGGCCACGGAAAGCAAGGAGCAGGAGCTCACGGACGAGATGAGCGACGACGTACCAGATCCGGCAGCGGCCAGCGGCGGTTGACGAGGAACGCGGCGCCCGCGAGCAGCACAAGAAGGCCGCCGGTGATCGCGAGGGCGGTGCCCATGCCGCGGGAGCCGCCGTCGGCCGTGGCGGACGAGACGGGCTTCGCCGAGGCTCCTGAGCCCGCGGAGTCCCCGGAGGCACCCCCGGCCTCGCCGGACTCCCCCGGCTGGGCGCTGGACTGCGCGGCGCCCTTCGGCGGCACCAGTTCGCCCACCGGCACCACCTTGCCGGCCGCCTTGAAGCCCCAGTCGAAGAGCTTCGCGGTCTCCTTGTAGACCTCGTTGTGCTCTTCCTTGGACGGGTTCATGACGGTGACGAGCAGCACCCTGCCATTGCGCTCGGCGACCCCGGTGAAGGTGGCGCCGGCGTTGGTGGTGTTGCCGTTCTTCACACCTGCGATGCCCTGGTACTGCGAGATGTCGTAGTCGCCGCTCAGCAGTCGGTTGGTGTTCTGGATCTCGAAGGGCTTGCGGACGGTCTTGCCCTTCTTGTCCTTCTTCGTCTCGCCGGGGAACTTCGCGGTGACCGTCGAGCAGTACTCGCGGAAGTCCTTCTTCTGCAGGCCGGAACGGGCGAACAGGGTCAGGTCGTAGGCGGAGGAGACCTGGCCGGGGGCATCGTAGCCGTCGGGGCTGACCACATGGGTGTCGAGGGCCTGGAGCTCCTGGGCGTGCTCGTTCATCTCCGTGACGGTCTTGGCGACGCCCTTGTTCATCGCGGACAGGACGCGCACGGCGTCGTTGCCGGAGCGAAGGAAGACGCCGAGCCACAGGTCGTGGACCGTGTACGTCTCGCCTTCCTTTATCCCGACCAGGCTGGAGCCGGCGCCCATGCCCGCGAGGTCGGAGGAGACGACCTTGTGCTGCTCGGTCTTGGCGAACTTGGGCAGCACGGTGTCCGCGAAGAGCATCTTCATGGTGCTCGCCGGGGGCAGCCGCCAGTGCGCGTTGTGTGCGGCGAGCACATCGCCGGACTCGGCGTCCGTGACGATCCAGGAGCGCGCGGTGATGTCCTTGGGCAGCACCGGGACCCCGCTCGCGAGATTGACCTGCGTGCCCGCCTGACCGAGCCGTGAGCCGCCCACGGTCGACATGTTCGCCGGGGGAGTGACGCTCGGCGACGCGCTCGGCGACGCGCTCGGTGACGGGCTGGGAGCCGCGAGAGCGACCGGCGCGGTCAGCGCGAGGGAGGACAGGGCGGCGGCGGAGGTGACCAGCAGGGATCGCCTGGCGGTCTTCTTCTGGGGTGCGGACACGCTCAGGAACGTACATGGCGCGGAGGGTGAAGTCCCAGCACCCTCCCCACCCCGGCCGCCGAACCGGACAACGGCCCGCGATACTGGACCCATGAAGCTCAGCCGCCCCGTCTCCTGGTTCCTGCTCGCCTTCGGGGTGTGGAGCTGGATCATCTGGATCACTTTCGTCAAGAACCTCGTCAAGGACGCCAGCGGGCTCGCGTTCGACGACGCGGGCGACCCGACGGGGTACTTCTGGGTGCACCTGCTGCTGGCCGTCGTCTCCTTCGTATTGGGGACGGTCGTCGGGCTCATCGGGTTGCGTGGAGTGCGCGCACTGCGCCGGAACTCACAGCCGACCCTCGAGAGTTAGCAGACCGTGGTCATCGCCTTCGCACTGCTCGCCCTGGCCGTCCTCGTGACGGCCAACTGGTACCTGTGGCGCCGGCTGTTCCGCGACACCACCGGCGGCCCCGGCCGGGCCCGCCGCGTGGGCGCGGTGCTCATCGGCGGCGGCTGGGTGCTGGCGGTCGGTGCCCTGGTCGCGGAGCGCACCGGCGCCCCCTTCTGGCTCCAGCGCGTGCTCGCGTGGCCCGGCTTCCTGTGGCTGGCGCTGTCGATCTACCTGCTGCTCGCGGTCGTGGCGGGAGAGGTCGTACGACCCCTGCTGCGACGTTTCCTCGATCGCCGGGACGGGCGCGGCGAGCCCGCCGTGACCGCCGTACCGCACCCGGAGCGGGTACCGGCGGGAGCACCTGCCGAGAAGCCGCAGGGGGCCGGGAGCCCGCCCCAGGAATCCGGGAAGGGCGGACCCGCGTCGGAGGAGCCGTCGGAACCCGGCGGATCCCCCCTCGTCGCCGCTCCCTCCCGCCGCCTCTTCGTCTCCCGGGTCGTCGCCGGAGCCGCCGCCGCGGCCGCCGTGGGAACCGTCGGCTTCGGCACTTACGGCGTCCTGCGCGGGCCCGGGGTCAAGCGGGTCACCGTGCCGCTGGCGAAGCTCCCGCGCGCGGCGCACGGCTACCGGATCGCGGTGGTCAGCGACATCCACCTGAGCCCGGTGCTCGGCCGTGGGTTCGCCCAGAAGGTCGTCGACACCATCAACTCCACCCGGCCCGACCTGATCGCGGTCGTCGGTGACCTGGTCGACGGCAGCGTGAAGGATCTCGGCCCGGCGGCAGCCCCCCTCGCCCGGCTCGAGGCACGGCACGGCTCGTTCTTCGTCACCGGCAACCACGAGTACTTCTCCGGTGCCGAGCAGTGGGTCGAGGAGGTACGGCGGCTCGGTCTGCGCCCGCTGGAGAACGACCGTACGGAACTGGCGTGGTTCGACCTCGCCGGCGTCAACGACATCGCGGGCGAGAGCGAGGGCCAGGGCCCCGACTTCGGCAAGGCCCTCGGCGACCGGGACACGGCACGCGCGTGCGTGCTCCTCGCCCACCAGCCGGTCCAGATCCACGACGCCGTCGACCACGGCGTCGACCTCCAGCTCTCCGGACACACCCACGGCGGCCAGCTCTGGCCCGGCAACCTCCTCGCGGAGGCCGCGAACCCGACCGTCGCCGGCCTGGAGCGCTACGGCGACACACAGCTCTACGTCAGCCGCGGCGCCGGCGCCTGGGGCCCGCCCACGCGCGTGGGCGCCCCGTCGGACATCACGGTGATCGAACTGGCGTCGAAGCAGGCCTGAACAGCGGCCCGGGCCGTCGTACGGCTGTGCCCGGTACGGGAGCCGTCGCGCAGCCACCGGCGAGCAGGGTCTCGTGCGAACAGAACCTGCCTGCTGCGTACGAGGCGCGGGACCCTGGGATCCCGATCACTGGCTGCTGAGAGGCGTTCCGGTCCGTGGCTGCGGCGGATCGTGGAGCGGGCGATCATGGCGCGGGCCGTCGCGTCGGTCACGGTGTGCGCCCGGATGTTCGTCTACGTGATGGCCCGTTGACCGTCGTCCGGAGCCCCTGTGGGAACTCTGTGAAACATGGCCGAAATCCGCTGCGGTAACGTCTTGCCCAACTCGACAAATCCCTCTTCCCCCAGGTGAAACACCTGTGATTAGGTGATCCGCGCCACTAGGGGGTGGCATGTGCACTGGGGCCCATGGGGTCCGGGGAGGGCAAACCGATGCGGTCGGTTCGCGTGCGGATTCTCGCGACGCTGCTTGTTCTGGGGGCCGTGGGAGTAGGCGGCTGGCAGTTGCTCCCGTCCGAAGGGACGGGCAGGACGATCAAGGTGGGGACGACGGACGAAGTCACCTCACTCGATCCGGCCGGCGCCTATGACGCCGGTTCCTGGGCGCTGTTCAACAACGTTTTCCAGTCACTGCTGGCCTTCGAGCCAGGCAGTGCCACACCCGTCCCCGACGCGGCCGAGAGCTGTGCGTTCGAGGGCAGTGATCTGCGCACGTACCGCTGCGTGCTGCGCGGGGGTCTCAAGTTCCCGAGCGGCCGCGAGATGACCGCCAAGGACGTCAAGTACTCCTTCGACCGGGTCAAGAAGATCAACTCGGATGTCGGCCCCGCCTCGCTGCTGAGCACCCTGCAGTCGGTCGGTGCCAGTGGCCGGACGGTCACCTTCCGGCTGTCCTCGCCCGACGCCACCTTCCCGTTCAAGGTGGCCACGGGAGCCGGCGCCATCGTCGACAGCACCAAGTACCCCGCCAGCTCGCTGCGCACCGACAACGGCGTCGACGGCACCGGGCCGTACGAACTGACGGCGTATACGAAGGGCAAGAAGGCGGTCCTCGCGCCCAACAGCGACTACAAGGGCGAGATCGACAGCAACGGCCGCCCCGTCGAACTCGACTACTACGGCGACTCGGACAAGCTGAACAGCGCCTGGAAGGCGAAGCGGATCGACGTCGCCTACCGGCAGCTGCCGCCCGATGTCCTCGCCGGACTGAACCCGAGCGACCCCGGCCAGCGCGTCTCGGAGGCCGACAGCTCCGAGGTCCGCAACCTCTACCTCAACACCCGCGCGGGCAAGCCCCTGCATGACCCCAAGGTGCGTCAGGCCATGGCCTGGCTGATCAACCGCGAGCAGCTGGCCGCCTCGGTGTACGAGGGGACCGTCGACCCGCTCTACTCGCTGATCCCGACCGGCATCACCGGCCACACCACGTCGTTCTTCGACGCCTACGCGGAGCCGAGCGTCAAGAAGGCGCGCGCCCTGCTCACCGAGGCCGGCGTCACCACCCCGGTCAGCTTCACCTACGGCTACGGCCTCACCAGCGGTTCCGCCGCCGCGGAGGCCAAGGAGCTCAAGAAGCAGCTGGAGGCGAGCGGCCTGTTCAAGGTGACGCTCAAGGGCTACGAGTGGACCGACTTCCAAAAGCGCTGGGCGACCGGGAAGCTGGACGCCTACGCGGTGGGCTGGGTGGCCGACTACCCCGACCCGGACACCTACGGCTCCCCGCTCGTCGGTTCCGACGGCACCATGAACACCGGCTACAGCAGCCACGAGGTCGACCATCTGATCCAGGACAGTCAGCGCTATGCCGACCGCGGCGAGGCGGGGCAGGACTTCCGCGACCTCCAGTCGGACATCGCCCGCGATGTCCCGGTCATCCCGCTGTGGCAGGCCAAGGACTACGTCGTGACCAGCGAGGACGTCGGTGGCGGCCAGTACCTCTCGGACGGCACCGGAGTCTTTCGTCTCTGGCGCCTCAGCTGGATCTGATGCCGACGTCCTGGATCTGATGCCGACGTCCTGGATCTGATCCCCGAGGTGTGCGCGGGGTGAGGAGCAAACGTGTTGAGACGCAACTCCTTCCGGCTGCCCCGGCATCCGGCTTCCGTCGGTCTCGCCCGGCGGCGGGTCCGGGACCACCTGGCCGACTGGGGCCACGGACCGGACGATCCGGCGCTGGCCGACGCGGTTCTGCTGGTGTCGGAACTGGCCACCAACGTGGTGCGCCACGGGCTGCTCCTGGAGCGGGAGTTCGAGGTCGCGGTGACCGCCCTCGCGGACGGCTCCTGCCTGATAGAGGTCTCCGACGAGGATCGGCTGGAACCCCGGCTGCGGGTGGTCGGTGAGTGGGAGGAGACCGGCCGCGGTCTGCATCTGGTGGAGAACATCGCCGCCGCGTGGGGGGTGTGGAGCCGGGGGCGGCACGGCAAGACCGTGTGGGCCCTGGTGAGGGCCGACTGAGCGGACGTACGCGTGGGGTCACTGACCCGCGGACATCCGCGCCGGCAGGCTGACCGTCACCGCCAGTCCCTCGCCCGGAGCCGTGCGGACCGCCACCTCGCCGCCGTGGGCCCGCACGACGCCCTGCACGATCGCCAGACCGAGGCCGCTGCCCGCGCCGCCGCCGACCCGGAAGAACCGGTCGAAGACGCGCGCCGCGTCGTCCGCGTGCAGCCCTGGACCCTCGTCCGCGACACACAGCCGTACGACCCCGTCCTCGCGCTCCACCTCCAGCCGCACCGGCACCTCGGCGGGCGTGTGCGTGCGCACGTTGGCCACCAGGTTGCCCAGGACCTGTCTGAGCCCCGACTCGTCGGCCCGCACCAACAGCGAGCCTTCAGCGGCGACCTCGACGGGCCGGCCGGGCTGCTGCACCCGCAGATCCTCGGCCGCGTCCCGCACCAGCCGGCTCAGGTCGATGTTCCTGAACCGCAGTTCGGGCTGCTGGTCGAGGCGGGCGAGAGTGAGCAGCTCGTCGACGAGCCGCCCCATCCGGTCCGTCTCCGCGAGCACCCGAGCCCAGGCGCGCTTGCGGTCGTCCGGGTCCGACAGCATGCCCTTGTCGTACAGCTGGAGGTAGCCGCGTATCGCGGACAGCGGGGTGCGCAGCTCATGCGAGGCGTCGGCGACGAAGCTGCGCAGCTGGGCCGTGCTCTGCTCGCGCGTGCGGTACGCCGACTCCACCTGGTGGAGCATGGAGTTGAGGGCGACCCGCAGCTGCTCGACCTCCAGGGTGGCCTCGCAGCTGGAGGGGATGCGCCGGGTCAGGTCGCCCTCGGCGATCGCGGACGAGGTCTCCACCATGTCCTCCAGCGGCCGCATCCGGCGCCGGACGCTGAACATCGTCAGACAGGCCAGCAGCGCGAGCAGCAGACTGCCGATCGCGAGGTCGAGCCGGACGGCCTTGGCGACACCCTGGTGCAGGACGTCGGTGGGCGCGGCGAGCAGGGCGTAGGAGCCGTCACCGAGCCGGGCCGCCGTGGCGCGGTAGGTGGAGCCGTCCAGAGTGACGTCGTGCGGCTCGGAGTCGGCGGCGAGCGCGCGCGGGTCGCCCACTGCCGTCGCCAGGCCCCGCTGCGACTCGGTCGGATCGAAGCCGAGGATCCCGACCGGCTCGCCCCGGCTGTCGACGGCCGCGAAGACGGTCTCCGCCGAGCGCTCCTCGCTCGATTCCTGCTGTGCCGGCATGAGCCGGTCGCGCACGAAGCCCAGCATGCTCAGCGAGTCGATCTCCCGCAGGGTGATCTGCGAACCGCCCAGGGAGTCCCGGGTCTTGAGGAGTTCGCTGTCGATCTGGTCGAGCAGGTAGTACCGCATGCCCATCACGCTCACGGCGGTCGCCGCGACGATGCCGATCGCGAGCAGCGCCACATTGGCCAGCGTCAGCTTGCCGCGCAGCGAATGGATGCCGTGTCGGCCACGAGGCAGGCGGACTTTCATGCGAGCCCGTATCCGACACCCCGCCGGGTGGTGATCACCGGCGGTCCCAGGGCGTCCAGTTTGCGCCGCAGATAGCTGATGTAGGTCTCGACGACGGTCGACTCGGGCGGGGTGTGCTCGTACTGCCAGACATGGCGCAGGAGTTGCTCCTTGGGCACGATCCGGCCGCCGTTGCGCACCAGGAAGCGCAGGAGTGCGTACTCGGTGGGGGTGAGCTGGACCGTGCGGCCGTCGCGGTGCACCGAGTACGTCGTCTCGTCCAGCTCCAGGTCGCCGTAGCGCAGGGGCGGGCGCTGGGGCAGGACGTCGGCCGGGCGGGTGCGGCGCAGGACCGCGGTGATCCGGGCGACGACCTCGTCGATGTTGAACGGCTTGGTGATGTAGTCGTCGCCGAAGCCGAGCGCGCCGACGATCTCGGCGGGAGAGTCCCGCGCGGTGAGGAAGACCAGGGCCAGATCGGGCCGCCGCTCGCGCAGTTCACGGCCGAGGGCGCGGCCGTCGCCGTCGGGCAGCATCACATCGAGCAGGGCCGCGTCCGGGCGGGTGCGGTCGGTGAGCGCGAGCGCCTCGCGGACGGAGCCTGCGACCATCACCTCGAACCGGTGATAGCGCAGGGCGATGGCGAGCACGTCGGCGATGCTCTCCTCGTCCTCCACCACCAGCACGGTGCCCGGACTCTTCGTCTCTCCCCCAGTCATGCCCCCAGTATCGGCCGGGCCACTGACAGTGGGGCCGGTTCGCTCTTTGGAGTTCCTTGAGAGTCATGGGCGTCTGATGTCCACGCGCGTGTGCCAACGCCAATCCTGTTGCGAGGACCTGGGGGACCGACCGACGACCGACAGGGGAGTGTGGAGCGTGGCGGTATTGGCACGCTGGTGCTATCGGCACCGGCTGGTGGTCCTGTTGCTGTGGGTGGGGGCGTTGTTCGGGCTCGGCGCGGCCGGTACGTCCGCGGGCACGAACTACGCGGACGTCTTCTCGCTGCCCAACACGGACTCCAAGACGGCGTACGACCTGATGGCGAAGGCCTTCCCGGAGCGCGCGGGCGACACCGACACCGTGGTGTGGAAGGTCGAGGAGGGATCGGTACGGGACCAGTCCGTACGGTCCCGGATCGAGCCCGTGCTGAAGGAGATCGGCGCGATGAAGGGCGTCGGCGAGGTCACCGACCCGTACGGGGCACAGGGCGCGGCGCAGATCAGCGAGGACGGGCGGATCGCGTACGCCCAGGTCACCTTCGCCGAGCAGGCGAACGCGGTACCGAAGGACCTGGTCCAGGACGTCGTCGACGCGGCGGAGCACGCGCGCGGTGACGGCCTCCAGGTCGAACTGGGCGGCCAGGCCATCACACGCGTCCAGGAGCCGCCCACCGGGACCGCCGAGATCGTCGGCATCCTCGCGGCGGCCGTCGTGCTGTTCCTGGCCTTCGGCTCGCTCTTCGCGATGCTGCTGCCGATCCTGGTCGCCCTGTTCGGCGTGGGCACCGGCGTGTTCTCCACGACGCTGATCAGCCATGTCACCAACGTGCCCGAACTCGCCTCGCTGCTCTCCACCCTGATCGGCCTGGGCGTCGGCATCGACTACGCCCTGTTCATCGTCACCCGGCACCGCAAGGGCATCCAACGCGGCCTGGATCCGGAGGAGGCGGCGGTCACCGCCCTCAACACCTCCGGGCGGGCCGTGCTGTTCGCGGGCGGCACGGTGTGCATCGCGCTGGCCGGCATGCTGGTGACCAACCTGCGCTTCCTGGACGGCGTGGTCATCGGCACCTCGCTGACCGTCGTCCTGAGCGTCCTCGCGGCCGTGACCCTGCTGCCCGCGCTGCTCGGCCTCCTGGGCCACCGGGTGCTCAGTCGCCGCCAGCGGCGCAAGCTGGCCGCGAACGGACCCGACACGGACCGTCCCAGCGGTCTCGCCGCCCGCTGGTCCGCGACCGTGGAACGCCGCCCGCGCACGGTGGCCGTCCTCGCGGTCGCCGTGATGGCGATGCTCGCCCTTCCGCTCCTGTCCCTGCGCCTCGGCACCGTCGACCAGGGCAACGACGAGGCCTCGTCGACGACCAGGAAGGCGTACGACCTGCTCGCCGAGGGCTTCGGCCCCGGCTTCAACGGACCGCTCCAGGTCGTCGTGAAGGGCGACGCGGGCGCGTCCCTGGTGACGTCGATCCGGCGGACGGAGGGCGTGGCCCAGGCGGCCTCCGCGCCCCCTGCCAACGGCGTCACGGTCATCCAGGTCGTCCCGACCACCTCACCACAGGCCAAGGAGACGGACGAACTCATCGACACCCTGCGGGACGAGGTGATCCCGGACGCGGGCGTCGAGGCGCACGTGGGCGGCGTCACGGCGGTCTCCAAGGACTTCGCGTCGGTGACGGCCGACCGGCTGCCGTACTTCATCGCCACGATCATCGGCCTGGGCTTCCTGCTGCTCCTGATCGCCTTCCGCTCGGTGGTGGTCCCGCTCACGGCCGCCCTGATGAACCTGATCGCGGCCGCCGCCTCCTTCGGCGTCCTGGTCGCGATATTCCAGTGGGGCTGGGGCCTCGACCTGCTCGGCCTCGGCAAGGAGGGCCCCATCGCGGCCTTCCTTCCGATCATCATGCTGTCGCTCCTGTTCGGCCTCTCCATGGACTACCAGGTGTTCCTGGTCAGCCGGATGCACGAGGAGTGGGTGCACACGAGGGACAACGCGCGCGCGGTGCGCGTGGGCCTCGCCGAGACCAGCCGCGTCATCAACTCCGCCGCTCTGATCATGGTCTGCGTCTTCCTGGCGTTCGTGCTCAGCGGCGACTACGGGGCCGCCATGGCGGGTGTGGGACTCGCCGCCGCGGTCGCCCTGGACGCCTTCATCCTGCGCACGGCCCTGGTGCCGGCCGCGATGCATCTGCTCGGTGACGCCAACTGGTGGCTGCCGAAGGGGCTGGAGAAGCGGCTGCCGCATCTCGCGGTGGAGCCGAAGGAGGAGGCGGTTCCGGCGACGGCGGCCCCCTCGGGCGGCCCGGCGTCGGCCGTCCACGGCTTCGTCCGCACGGCGGACGGCGAGCCCGTGGAGGGCGCGGCCGTCTCGCTGCTGTCGGCCGGGGGCCGTCAGCTGGACCGGGTGGAGTCGCTGGCCGACGGCTCGTACATCGTCTCGGTTCCCGCACCCGGGACGTACCTGTTGGCGACCACGGCCCCGGCGTACGGCTCGCGCGCGCGGCACGTCGTCGTGGGGGAGGGGCCACTGGTGTGCGACGTCGAACTGGTCGAGGGCGAGGTCGACGCCGTCAACTGACGTGACTAGGACTTCCTGCCGGGGTCTGGCATCACCTTCGTCATCCCCGGCAGGAAGTCCGTGAACAGTTCGTGCACCTCCCGTACGAGCGGCCTGAGGACCCGGAACCGGGCCAGCGACACGCCCCTCGCGGTGAGCCTGGCGCCGCGTTCGGCGAGCCGGTAGCTCCGCTCGCGGCCCTCCGTGCGGTCGAAGATCCAGTACAGGACGAGCCCCATCTGCGACAGCCACATCAACTCGGGGAGGATGTCCCGGAGTTCCTCCGGCACCTTCGTCTTCGTCGCGCCCCGCAGCACCTCGCGGTGTACGGCGATCGCCTCCACGCGCGCGTGCTCCGACTCGGGCGAGAACGGGCTGAGCGGGCTGTCGGGATCGGCGGCGTTCTTGAAGAACTGCACCGCGAACTCGTGATACGGCTGCGCGATGTCCAGCCAGACCTTCAGCACGCCCGCGAGCCGCGCCTCCAGGTCGCTCTCCCGGGCCAGGACCTCCCGGACCGCCGCCTGGTGCTCGGCGGCGA
This portion of the Streptomyces canus genome encodes:
- a CDS encoding D-alanyl-D-alanine carboxypeptidase family protein yields the protein MSAPQKKTARRSLLVTSAAALSSLALTAPVALAAPSPSPSASPSASPSVTPPANMSTVGGSRLGQAGTQVNLASGVPVLPKDITARSWIVTDAESGDVLAAHNAHWRLPPASTMKMLFADTVLPKFAKTEQHKVVSSDLAGMGAGSSLVGIKEGETYTVHDLWLGVFLRSGNDAVRVLSAMNKGVAKTVTEMNEHAQELQALDTHVVSPDGYDAPGQVSSAYDLTLFARSGLQKKDFREYCSTVTAKFPGETKKDKKGKTVRKPFEIQNTNRLLSGDYDISQYQGIAGVKNGNTTNAGATFTGVAERNGRVLLVTVMNPSKEEHNEVYKETAKLFDWGFKAAGKVVPVGELVPPKGAAQSSAQPGESGEAGGASGDSAGSGASAKPVSSATADGGSRGMGTALAITGGLLVLLAGAAFLVNRRWPLPDLVRRRSSRP
- a CDS encoding SCO4848 family membrane protein, which gives rise to MKLSRPVSWFLLAFGVWSWIIWITFVKNLVKDASGLAFDDAGDPTGYFWVHLLLAVVSFVLGTVVGLIGLRGVRALRRNSQPTLES
- a CDS encoding ABC transporter substrate-binding protein; translated protein: MRSVRVRILATLLVLGAVGVGGWQLLPSEGTGRTIKVGTTDEVTSLDPAGAYDAGSWALFNNVFQSLLAFEPGSATPVPDAAESCAFEGSDLRTYRCVLRGGLKFPSGREMTAKDVKYSFDRVKKINSDVGPASLLSTLQSVGASGRTVTFRLSSPDATFPFKVATGAGAIVDSTKYPASSLRTDNGVDGTGPYELTAYTKGKKAVLAPNSDYKGEIDSNGRPVELDYYGDSDKLNSAWKAKRIDVAYRQLPPDVLAGLNPSDPGQRVSEADSSEVRNLYLNTRAGKPLHDPKVRQAMAWLINREQLAASVYEGTVDPLYSLIPTGITGHTTSFFDAYAEPSVKKARALLTEAGVTTPVSFTYGYGLTSGSAAAEAKELKKQLEASGLFKVTLKGYEWTDFQKRWATGKLDAYAVGWVADYPDPDTYGSPLVGSDGTMNTGYSSHEVDHLIQDSQRYADRGEAGQDFRDLQSDIARDVPVIPLWQAKDYVVTSEDVGGGQYLSDGTGVFRLWRLSWI
- a CDS encoding ATP-binding protein; the encoded protein is MLRRNSFRLPRHPASVGLARRRVRDHLADWGHGPDDPALADAVLLVSELATNVVRHGLLLEREFEVAVTALADGSCLIEVSDEDRLEPRLRVVGEWEETGRGLHLVENIAAAWGVWSRGRHGKTVWALVRAD
- a CDS encoding sensor histidine kinase codes for the protein MKVRLPRGRHGIHSLRGKLTLANVALLAIGIVAATAVSVMGMRYYLLDQIDSELLKTRDSLGGSQITLREIDSLSMLGFVRDRLMPAQQESSEERSAETVFAAVDSRGEPVGILGFDPTESQRGLATAVGDPRALAADSEPHDVTLDGSTYRATAARLGDGSYALLAAPTDVLHQGVAKAVRLDLAIGSLLLALLACLTMFSVRRRMRPLEDMVETSSAIAEGDLTRRIPSSCEATLEVEQLRVALNSMLHQVESAYRTREQSTAQLRSFVADASHELRTPLSAIRGYLQLYDKGMLSDPDDRKRAWARVLAETDRMGRLVDELLTLARLDQQPELRFRNIDLSRLVRDAAEDLRVQQPGRPVEVAAEGSLLVRADESGLRQVLGNLVANVRTHTPAEVPVRLEVEREDGVVRLCVADEGPGLHADDAARVFDRFFRVGGGAGSGLGLAIVQGVVRAHGGEVAVRTAPGEGLAVTVSLPARMSAGQ
- a CDS encoding metallophosphoesterase, which translates into the protein MVIAFALLALAVLVTANWYLWRRLFRDTTGGPGRARRVGAVLIGGGWVLAVGALVAERTGAPFWLQRVLAWPGFLWLALSIYLLLAVVAGEVVRPLLRRFLDRRDGRGEPAVTAVPHPERVPAGAPAEKPQGAGSPPQESGKGGPASEEPSEPGGSPLVAAPSRRLFVSRVVAGAAAAAAVGTVGFGTYGVLRGPGVKRVTVPLAKLPRAAHGYRIAVVSDIHLSPVLGRGFAQKVVDTINSTRPDLIAVVGDLVDGSVKDLGPAAAPLARLEARHGSFFVTGNHEYFSGAEQWVEEVRRLGLRPLENDRTELAWFDLAGVNDIAGESEGQGPDFGKALGDRDTARACVLLAHQPVQIHDAVDHGVDLQLSGHTHGGQLWPGNLLAEAANPTVAGLERYGDTQLYVSRGAGAWGPPTRVGAPSDITVIELASKQA
- a CDS encoding response regulator transcription factor codes for the protein MTGGETKSPGTVLVVEDEESIADVLAIALRYHRFEVMVAGSVREALALTDRTRPDAALLDVMLPDGDGRALGRELRERRPDLALVFLTARDSPAEIVGALGFGDDYITKPFNIDEVVARITAVLRRTRPADVLPQRPPLRYGDLELDETTYSVHRDGRTVQLTPTEYALLRFLVRNGGRIVPKEQLLRHVWQYEHTPPESTVVETYISYLRRKLDALGPPVITTRRGVGYGLA
- a CDS encoding YihY/virulence factor BrkB family protein → MDWLKRLPVVGPLWVRLTATHAWRSYERLDRVKWTRLAAAMTFTSFVALFPLLTVAAAIAAATLSTEQQNDLQDKIADQVPGISEQLNIGDLVQNAGTVGLIAAAALLFTGIGWAGSMRECLRAVWELPDEDENAILRKGKDLGILIGFGGAVLVTLAISTVASALVDWISGELGLQEGGAGRVLLRVVAFVIAVLADFLLLLYVLTLLPGVEPTRRRLFVAALTGAIGFELLKLLLSGYMQGVATKSMYGAFGVPVALLLWINFTAKLVLFCAAWTATESKEQELTDEMSDDVPDPAAASGG